Proteins co-encoded in one Setaria viridis chromosome 9, Setaria_viridis_v4.0, whole genome shotgun sequence genomic window:
- the LOC117838391 gene encoding uncharacterized protein isoform X1 — protein METAAATAGPGAARKRRRSRSPPRDGEGPSELKCARLGLDGGGGPKGAGEHLDLVLSLQGKELSLERKIELAVEFLTTLSKNSSHGHTVHSIQLSRLVSFIGNWVQSILNFPENSKKMSQPFDPALDSRCWVILRVCIEKKPSISISLNLLKSLSRVARHGLSRVDSNMSCADNESIELFERVFDCMSLLFSSNTRVFFNAGVDLWASCVIEVINLAQVSANEENSCPVLQKLANCLLRQFSSFLRFYANPKNIFHAFVDKSLGPLLELLVLLKSQANSNKHKHAVTMLKVVEDVLSNGLFHPQHLSGYFGLRSLNKSSAAKDIKGSYHRHLFQRFKGIKTENKAVLLAGFGYLLQLFVSRARNQRTTLAPSGTTLSRLQKSSEGSEEPQQHRESLFDVFIQFMEPMVLECKSYSQKEFSKLGVTRLVEGHCMLKSINFMLTTLIEEQIYVPMEDTSDGSYFNFLQDIYTVLISISEKMYEFWVSAVHLEDVSIKKIIPLMFTEIIAAVGSFLEIEYKVLGDNLMKLWLMIFALSAINASSKDIKPCFLLASKISSLSAQVICAFSELRQVSRSIFRLCDAVRAFRIGDPDAQGSFSVASLSPQECLESLTALLSSEKLMGAICTSIKSMPQGQSSRCIEDLTSDLIETLNWMTGCTFEDDLRKLGEPSIAKKSVFCQKAELLGRHLSEIYTSILDSITVTASNSTLVGKSVERLVNAVQPSFSHLVRNESKSSSGFISSIMGKCLSKKQYANWQKIPSVSWICAFFFRLYISCRSLYQQSIGLMPPDAATEATKLVGNPFIVCSGKQWTNPANILGKGYFALIVENSNSLLDVIESLSQSLSRNCASFAPLVYTFHVMALQRLNDLNRQIKAFQFLLEDDAWQLDKEDIGNTQLLEESCSLEAAKLTSFMMSYVKQLSSGENGALVCYGVSGSWDSSLCSLDEGSFPIATWRLLCENIDIWSSHASKKDLKNFFSNLIRFSFFQKRSSRDKEENNGTQSSYRQMTLHSISLGVLCDTIIYDQKVLLKNLTSSFCHALKKSLSFANNSDEDNVLLDSSPDLMETISNLENGKLIGTDSGATHAHCIDKHWICEDLLNFFSAVPGTHANSKSFAQLVNYILHLERMLLLKLLGLRCESCNPMKLLRLFICCRRVMINLILKIGKEHQESKKYLAFSEKIGKSYSLFWFLRSVQEIVGSSHKIFDECTDEVNSMMFSLLDKTSELFSTLASVNLSFCLLDYKKQIQSSLSGSPIRIEASEHAEQTFDILENSALECVKSMAELLQKTTRGIPVTVKDSKCVIKLENCRDAVCWKRLFCTMSCICGFLWGLNPALESTSKDHLVATSEDKKMLLQYCSRFASYIAKFETFVDICLHLLFVDNKGSGSTDSISVCFPQELDCENGFLNIDAVMDEWTKCKSRGLDLSKLRCMENVILENLLKGECPLIALTLREVYSISAAIVKLHANLSIPSDVSRQTFSPVQQLSLGTMLGTAFFTLQKVADMSSWPHMFCLVWIDGVLRYLEVLGSAFTLPELNISIELYTQIVNALLRAVGKCILLQGKNATLPTHEIGSSTKTLQLQNASGYAFPKDFIDRQNRLNSLKSRLRLLLGKFVNIASNTHLNAALQVIERALVGVNLYSHSIYEVCTGNPDGGTVSSDVAAGIDCLYLVLDFVPGNKRVFKRTVPGLVGALFNIILHLQSPLIFYVQKLPPHCSEFHPDAGAVVLMCVEVITSFVGRHSFQIDASHVSQCLHVPVTLFKGFKQLLAYRKISRSLAKYRHGSVRQHGDHDEYILDRQFSVDIYAACCKLLCTTLRHQQREIGRCVALLEDSVSILLSCLESTDSKMVNMAGYFAWNMEEALKCASFFRRIYEEMRQQRETLGKHAMHFLAGYISMFSGQGPFQTGITREIDEALRPGVYSLIDICEESDFQQLHTFLGEGPCRTTLAELVHDYKLHFQYQGKI, from the exons ATGGAGACGGCTGCCGCTACCGCGGGCCCCGGCGCagcgaggaagcggcggcggagccgatCGCCGCCTCGCGACGGAGAGGGGCCGAGCGAGCTCAAGTGCGCCAGGCTGGgcttggacggcggcggcggccccaaGGGCGCGGGGGAACACCTCGACCTCGTCCTCTCCCTCCAGGGCAAGGAGCTCTCGCTCGAAAG AAAGATTGAGCTAGCAGTTGAATTTTTAACCACActgtcaaagaactcaagccATGGCCATACGGTGCACAGCATTCAGCTATCACGTCTGGTGTCATTTATTGGAAACTGGGTGCAGTCTATCTTAAATTTTCCTGAGAATAGTAAAAAGATGTCACAGCCTTTTGATCCGGCATTGGATAGTAGATGCTGGGTAATTTTGAGAGTTTGTATTGAAAAGAAGCCATCCATTTCAATATCTCTGAACCTACTTAAATCACTTAGTCGTGTTGCAAGGCATGGTTTGAGCAGAGTTGATAGCAACATGTCATGTGCTGACAATGAATCTATTGAGCTCTTCGAACGAGTTTTTGACTGTATGTCATTGCTTTTCTCCTCCAATACAAGAGTTTTCTTCAATGCAGGTGTGGATTTATGGGCCTCTTGTGTCATCGAGGTTATCAATCTTGCCCAGGTTTCAGCTAATGAGGAGAATTCCTGCCCTGTTCTTCAGAAGCTTGCAAATTGCCTCCTTAGGCAATTCTCAAGCTTCCTGAGATTTTATGCAAATCCGAAGAATATTTTCCATGCGTTTGTTGACAAGAGTCTTGGACCGTTGTTGGAGTTGTTAGTTTTACTTAAATCACAAGCAAATTCCAACAAGCACAAGCATGCAGTAACCATGTTGAAAGTTGTTGAAGATGTTTTGTCAAATGGGTTGTTTCATCCCCAACATCTAAGTGGATATTTTGGTCTCCGGAGTTTGAACAAATCTTCTGCAGCCAAGGATATTAAAGGAAGCTACCATAGACATCTATTTCAGCGATTCAAAGGAATAAAAACAGAAAATAAGGCTGTATTGCTGGCTGGGTTTGGTTACTTGCTTCAATTGTTTGTTAGCAGAGCAAGAAATCAAAGAACAACTCTGGCACCAAGTGGGACAACTTTGAGTAGGCTGCAAAAAAGCAGTGAGGGTTCTGAAGAACCACAACAGCATAGAGAATCACTTTTTGATGTGTTCATTCAGTTTATGGAACCTATGGTGTTAGAGTGTAAGTCATATTCCCAAAAAGAATTTTCTAAGTTAGGGGTGACAAGGCTGGTAGAAGGTCATTGCATGCTGAAGTCCATTAATTTCATGTTGACAACACTTATTGAAGAGCAGATCTATGTTCCCATGGAGGACACATCCGACGGATCTTACTTCAACTTCTTGCAAGATATTTACACAGTCTTGATCTCAATATCTgaaaagatgtacgaattctgGGTGTCGGCTGTGCATCTGGAAGATGTAAGCATTAAGAAGATAATACCTTTAATGTTCACAGAGATTATTGCTGCAGTTGGCAGTTTTCTAGAAATTGAGTACAAAGTACTGGGGGATAACCTTATGAAGTTGTGGTTAATGATTTTCGCTTTATCTGCTATTAATGCATCTTCTAAGGACATCAAACCCTGTTTCCTGCTAGCTTCAAAGATTTCAAGCCTTTCGGCCCAAGTGATTTGCGCATTCAGTGAGCTTCGCCAG GTTTCCCGGTCGATTTTCAGGCTGTGCGATGCTGTGCGAGCATTCAGAATTGGTGACCCTGATGCACAGGGCTCATTTTCCGTGGCTTCTTTATCGCCCCAGGAATGTTTGGAATCATTGACTGCATTGTTGAGTTCTGAAAAATTGATGGGTGCTATTTGTACATCAATAAAGTCGATGCCGCAAGGACAGTCTAGTCGATGCATAGAGGACCTTACATCAGATCTCATAGAAACATTGAACTGGATGACAGGTTGCACTTTTGAAGATGATTTGAGAAAACTGGGAGAGCCCTCCATTGCCAAGAAGTCTGTTTTTTGTCAGAAAGCTGAACTTCTTGGCAGGCACTTGTCTGAAATATACACTAGTATTCTTGACTCAATAACCGTCACAGCTTCAAATAGTACATTAGTAGGAAAATCTGTTGAAAGGTTGGTCAATGCAGTCCAACCAAGCTTCAGTCACTTGGTCAGAAATGAATCAAAAAGTTCAAGTGGATTCATTTCCTCAATTATGGGAaaatgtttatctaaaaaacaATATGCCAACTGGCAGAAGATCCCAAGCGTTTCCTGGATTTGTGCTTTTTTCTTTCGCCTATATATATCCTGTAGAAGTTTGTATCAGCAATCTATTGGCCTCATGCCTCCAGATGCAGCCACAGAAGCAACAAAATTAGTGGGGAATCCGTTCATTGTGTGCTCAGGAAAGCAATGGACCAATCCAGCCAATATTCTCGGGAAGGGTTATTTTGCGTTGATTGTTGAAAATTCAAACTCCCTTTTGGATGTTATTGAGAGTTTATCACAGTCTCTTTCGAGAAACTGTGCTTCTTTTGCTCCACTTGTTTACACCTTTCACGTGATGGCTCTGCAGAGACTCAATGACCTTAACAGGCAGATTAAGGCATTTCAGTTTTTGCTTGAAGACGATGCTTGGCAACTAGATAAGGAGGATATTGGGAACACTCAACTGTTAGAGGAATCTTGCAGCCTCGAGGCTGCTAAATTGACAAGTTTTATGATGAGTTATGTGAAGCAGCTATCTTCAGGAGAGAATGGTGCTCTTGTGTGTTATGGAGTTAGTGGTTCCTGGGATTCTAGTCTATGTTCCTTAGATGAAGGTTCTTTTCCTATAGCAACTTGGCGGCTTCTGTGTGAAAACATTGATATTTGGAGCTCTCATGCATCTAAGAAGGATTTAAAGAACTTCTTCTCTAATCTGATAAGGTTCTCTTTTTTTCAAAAGAGATCTTCCAGAGATAAGGAGGAGAATAATGGCACTCAATCCTCATACAGACAAATGACTTTGCATAGTATTTCTCTGGGGGTCCTTTGTGATACAATTATTTATGATCAAAAG GTTCTTTTGAAGAATTTGACATCAAGTTTTTGCCATGCTTTGAAGAAATCGTTATCTTTTGCCAACAACTCTGATGAAGATAACGTCCTTTTGGACTCTTCACCTGATTTGATGGAGACAATAAGTAACCTGGAAAATGGGAAGTTGATTGGTACAGATTCTGGTGCTACACATGCCCACTGCATTGACAAACACTGGATCTGCGAGGATTTACTTAATTTTTTTAGTGCTGTTCCTGGAACTCATGCAAACTCCAAGTCATTTGCACAGCTTGTAAACTACATTCTCCATCTTGAAAG AATGCTGCTACTGAAGTTGCTAGGCCTTCGCTGTGAATCTTGCAATCCCATGAAGTTACTGCGTTTGTTTATATGTTGTCGTAGGGTTATGATAAATCTCATCTTGAAAATTGGGAAAGAGCACCAAGAGTCAAAGAAATACTTGGCCTTTTCAGAAAAAATTGGTAAATCATATTCTCTCTTTTGGTTTCTGAGGTCTGTTCAGGAAATTGTTGGTTCGTCACATAAAATATTTGATGAGTGTACTGATGAGGTGAATAGTATGATGTTCTCGTTGTTAGATAAGACATCAGAATTGTTTTCTACACTAGCTAGTGTGAATTTATCATTTTGCTTGTTGGATTACAAGAAACAAATTCAATCTTCCTTGAGTGGCAGCCCTATCAGAATCGAGGCTTCAGAACATGCTGAACAGACATTTGATATACTAGAAAATTCAGCCTTGGAGTGTGTCAAAAGTATGGCTGAACTGTTACAGAAGACTACAAGAGGCATACCTGTTACCGTAAAGGACAGCAAGTGTGTTATCAAATTAGAAAACTGCCGTGACGCTGTATGCTGGAAAAGATTGTTTTGCACCATGTCTTGCATTTGTGGATTCTTGTGGGGACTTAATCCAGCATTAGAGAGCACATCCAAAGATCATCTGGTAGCAACTTCAGAGGACAAGAAAATGTTGCTTCAGTATTGTTCAAGATTTGCCAGTTATATTGCTAAGTTTGAGACCTTTGTAGATATTTGCCTTCATCTGTTGTTTGTGGATAACAAGGGTTCTGGCTCTACTGATTCGATCTCTGTTTGTTTTCCACAAGAGCTGGATTGTGAGAATGGTTTTCTGAATATTGATGCAGTCATGGATGAATGGACAAAGTGCAAAAGTCGTGGTCTTGACCTGTCTAAGCTACGATGCATGGAAAATGTTATTTTGGAAAACCTGTTGAAAGGTGAATGTCCACTCATAGCACTCACTTTGAGGGAGGTCTACAGTATATCTGCTGCTATTGTTAAGCTGCATGCCAATCTATCCATTCCAAGCGATGTTTCTAGGCAGACATTCAGCCCTGTCCAACAACTTTCTCTAGGTACCATGCTTGGGACAGCTTTCTTCACTCTACAGAAAGTTGCAGACATGTCTAGCTGGCCTCACATGTTTTGTCTTGTATGGATTGATGGGGTATTAAGATATCTTGAAGTTTTAGGGAGTGCCTTTACATTGCCTGAGCTCAACATCTCAATAGAATTGTATACTCAGATAGTAAATGCCCTATTGAGGGCTGTTGGAAAATGCATCTTACTTCAGGGGAAGAATGCAACACTGCCTACTCATGAGATTGGCTCAAGCACAAAAACACTTCAATTACAGAATGCATCTGGTTATGCTTTCCCTAAAGATTTCATTGATAGGCAGAATAGATTAAATTCATTGAAATCGAGGCTTCGTCTGTTACTTGGAAAATTTGTCAATATTGCATCAAACACACATCTAAATGCAGCTCTACAAGTAATTGAAAGGGCATTGGTTGGAGTGAATCTCTATAGTCATTCAATATATGAAGTTTGCACTGGAAATCCTGATGGTGGGACAGTTTCTTCTGATGTTGCTGCTGGGATTGACTGCCTCTATCTGGTTCTTGATTTTGTGCCAG GAAATAAGCGTGTTTTTAAGAGAACAGTCCCAGGCCTAGTTGGTGCTTTATTCAACATCATACTGCACCTTCAGAGTCCACTTATTTTCTACGTTCAAAAGCTGCCACCTCATTGCAGTGAGTTCCATCCAGATGCTGGAGCCGTTGTTCTAATGTGTGTGGAGGTTATCACGTCATTCGTGGGAAGACATTCTTTTCAAATTGATGCATCTCATGTTTCCCAGTGCCTGCATGTTCCTGTGACACTTTTCAAAGGGTTCAAACAACTTCTTGCTTATCGTAAAATATCACGTTCTTTGGCAAAGTATCGCCACGGAAGTGTACGGCAACATGGCGATCATGATGAATATATACTCGATAGACAATTTTCAGTTGATATCTATGCTGCATGTTGCAAGTTGTTATGCACTACTCTTCGGCACCAACAACG tgagATTGGGCGATGTGTTGCACTCCTGGAGGATTCAGTAAGCATACTGCTGAGTTGTTTGGAGTCTACAGATTCTAAGATGGTTAACATGGCTGGGTATTTTGCTTGGAACATGGAGGAGGCACTAAAATGTGCTTCCTTTTTTAGAAGGATCTATGAAGAG ATGCGTCAGCAAAGGGAAACCCTAGGAAAACATGCCATGCATTTCCTTGCTGGTTATATTTCCATGTTTTCTGGACAGGGTCCTTTTCAGACAGGGATAACACG AGAAATTGATGAGGCCTTGAGACCTGGTGTGTATTCCCTGATTGATATATGCGAGGAAAGTGATTTTCAACAGCTCCACACATTCCTGGGTG AGGGTCCATGCCGAACCACACTAGCTGAACTGGTGCATGACTATAAATTACACTTCCAGTATCAGGGCAAGATCTAA